In Methylotenera sp. L2L1, the following proteins share a genomic window:
- the nirB gene encoding nitrite reductase large subunit NirB, which yields MQKMKLVVIGNGMAGMRTVEELLKIAPDLYDITVFGDEPYPNYNRIMLSPVLANEQTIDDIILNTREWYAENNITLHTSARVNKIDRKNRVVYTEDGVSAAYDRLLIATGSKPFMPPIPGNEFEGVLGYRDIKDTNDMIEAAKVYKHAVVIGGGLLGLEAANGLKIQGMDVTVIHKNEWLLERQLDKTAGGMLQKNLEAKGLSFLLNKNTQQLVGDDKGRVKSVRFSDGQEIPADLVVWAVGIRPNYALAESAGIYCNKGIVVNDTMQTYDPRVYSVGECVAHRGISYGLVAPLFEMAKVCATHLANFGIGQYKGSVTSTKLKVTGIDLFSAGDFMGGDDTEEIVLHDAVGGVYKKLIIKNDKIVGSVLYGDTTDGSWYFQMLRDGKAIHEIRDHLMFGQDSLGNSGHQGQDKAAAMTNEMEVCGCNGVCKGTIVKAIQDKGLFTIDDVKKQTKAGSSCGSCVGLVEQILASTLGGGYAPPSTSKAVCGCTTKSHEEVRAEIRTHKYLSIPDAMQGMAWSTPNGCATCRPALNYYLLSTWPHEAKDDPQSRFINERVHANIQKDGTYSVIPRMYGGVTTPDQLRKIADVADKYAVPMVKVTGGQRIDLLGVKKDDLVDMWKDLDMPSGYAYGKSIRTVKTCVGSEFCRFGTQNSTQLGIDIEKAFDHMWAPHKVKFAVSGCPRNCAESGVKDVGIIGVDSGWEIYVGGNGGIKTEAAQFLCKVKTSDEVMEYSGAFIQIYREEARYLDRTVHWIERVGLEYVKQRILEDAEGRKAAYERLIYALQGASDPWAERVNNREQHKEYETITV from the coding sequence ATGCAAAAGATGAAATTAGTAGTAATTGGTAACGGTATGGCCGGGATGCGAACAGTGGAAGAGTTGCTGAAAATAGCGCCTGATCTTTACGATATCACCGTGTTTGGTGATGAGCCTTACCCTAATTACAACCGCATTATGTTGTCTCCGGTGCTTGCAAATGAGCAAACGATTGATGACATCATTTTAAATACCAGAGAATGGTATGCAGAGAACAATATCACCCTGCACACAAGTGCACGGGTGAACAAGATCGATCGTAAAAACCGTGTGGTTTATACAGAAGATGGCGTGAGCGCCGCATATGATCGACTATTAATTGCAACAGGCTCTAAGCCGTTTATGCCGCCAATCCCTGGTAATGAATTTGAGGGGGTGTTGGGCTATCGCGATATTAAAGATACAAACGACATGATTGAGGCTGCAAAAGTCTATAAACATGCCGTGGTAATTGGTGGCGGTCTATTAGGTCTAGAAGCAGCTAACGGCTTAAAAATCCAAGGTATGGATGTAACGGTTATCCACAAAAACGAATGGTTATTAGAGCGTCAGTTAGATAAAACTGCAGGTGGTATGTTACAAAAGAATCTAGAAGCCAAAGGCCTTAGTTTCTTATTGAATAAAAATACACAGCAGTTGGTTGGAGATGACAAAGGCCGCGTGAAATCAGTGAGATTTAGCGATGGTCAAGAAATCCCGGCAGACTTAGTAGTGTGGGCAGTCGGTATTCGTCCAAACTATGCATTAGCTGAGTCAGCAGGCATTTACTGTAATAAAGGTATTGTGGTGAACGACACGATGCAAACTTATGACCCACGCGTGTATTCAGTGGGTGAGTGTGTAGCGCACCGCGGTATCTCTTACGGACTGGTTGCGCCATTGTTTGAAATGGCTAAAGTGTGTGCAACGCACTTGGCTAACTTTGGCATAGGTCAATATAAAGGATCAGTGACATCAACCAAACTTAAAGTAACAGGTATTGATTTATTCAGTGCGGGTGATTTTATGGGCGGTGATGACACAGAAGAAATTGTTTTGCACGACGCAGTTGGTGGGGTTTACAAAAAGCTCATCATCAAAAATGACAAAATCGTTGGTAGCGTGCTTTATGGGGATACCACGGATGGTTCGTGGTATTTTCAGATGTTAAGAGATGGTAAGGCGATTCACGAGATTCGTGATCACCTGATGTTTGGTCAAGACTCACTGGGTAATAGCGGTCATCAAGGCCAAGATAAAGCAGCTGCCATGACCAATGAAATGGAAGTGTGCGGTTGTAACGGTGTATGTAAGGGAACGATTGTTAAAGCCATTCAAGACAAAGGCTTGTTCACTATTGATGATGTGAAGAAGCAAACTAAAGCCGGTTCTAGCTGTGGTTCTTGCGTAGGTTTGGTTGAGCAGATTCTAGCTTCTACTTTAGGTGGTGGCTATGCGCCTCCATCCACAAGTAAAGCTGTATGTGGATGCACTACAAAGAGCCATGAAGAGGTGCGCGCAGAAATTCGTACCCATAAATACCTGAGCATTCCAGATGCAATGCAAGGCATGGCTTGGTCTACACCAAACGGTTGCGCAACTTGTCGACCAGCCCTTAACTACTATTTACTTTCAACTTGGCCGCATGAAGCAAAAGATGACCCGCAATCACGTTTCATTAATGAACGTGTGCATGCAAACATCCAAAAAGATGGTACATACTCAGTGATTCCACGTATGTACGGTGGTGTGACTACGCCAGATCAGCTCAGAAAAATTGCTGATGTTGCAGATAAATATGCAGTGCCTATGGTAAAAGTAACAGGCGGTCAACGTATTGACTTACTGGGCGTGAAAAAAGATGACTTGGTTGACATGTGGAAAGACTTAGACATGCCATCAGGCTACGCTTACGGTAAGAGTATCCGTACAGTTAAAACCTGTGTTGGTTCAGAGTTCTGCCGTTTTGGTACACAAAACTCTACGCAATTAGGCATTGATATCGAAAAAGCATTTGACCATATGTGGGCGCCGCATAAAGTAAAATTTGCGGTTTCTGGATGTCCACGTAACTGTGCTGAATCAGGCGTTAAAGATGTCGGTATTATTGGTGTAGATTCAGGCTGGGAAATTTATGTAGGCGGTAACGGTGGTATTAAAACTGAAGCAGCGCAGTTCCTATGTAAAGTAAAAACTTCAGATGAAGTCATGGAGTACTCAGGTGCATTTATCCAGATTTATCGTGAAGAAGCGCGCTATTTAGACCGTACGGTACATTGGATTGAACGTGTTGGTTTAGAGTATGTAAAACAGCGTATTCTTGAAGATGCTGAAGGGCGTAAAGCGGCATACGAACGCTTGATTTACGCGCTACAAGGTGCATCAGATCCATGGGCTGAGCGTGTGAATAACCGTGAGCAACATAAAGAATATGAAACAATTACTGTGTAA